Proteins from a single region of Diaphorobacter limosus:
- a CDS encoding helix-turn-helix domain-containing protein — translation MTDQPVHDRLNKEQLAQQLGMSARTIDNLVRRHELPPGVRIGRQCYWSRTVVDRFTERAFAAQENWNPLKSRRG, via the coding sequence ATGACTGACCAACCCGTTCACGACCGCCTGAACAAGGAGCAACTTGCCCAGCAACTGGGCATGAGCGCCCGCACCATCGACAATTTGGTAAGACGCCACGAGCTTCCACCTGGCGTTCGCATAGGGCGCCAATGCTATTGGAGTCGCACCGTGGTGGACCGTTTTACCGAGAGAGCATTCGCGGCCCAGGAAAACTGGAACCCACTGAAATCCCGGCGCGGATGA
- a CDS encoding single-stranded DNA-binding protein, which translates to MQVFGNVATQPEVKKSKASGKAYFEFRLAESQRGVDTEPTWYTVRVMKDSKPLLDRGDFVKVTGKLKTDFYLSREGKPTGTLLIIAFEAAKIGKASAVAAEVTG; encoded by the coding sequence ATGCAAGTTTTTGGAAACGTTGCCACCCAGCCAGAGGTCAAGAAGAGCAAGGCCAGCGGCAAGGCGTACTTCGAATTTCGCCTGGCTGAGAGTCAGCGCGGCGTTGATACCGAGCCCACCTGGTACACGGTGCGGGTCATGAAGGACAGCAAGCCGTTGCTCGACAGGGGCGATTTCGTGAAGGTCACGGGCAAACTCAAGACGGACTTCTATCTGTCACGTGAAGGCAAGCCGACGGGCACGCTGCTCATCATCGCTTTTGAGGCAGCAAAGATTGGCAAAGCCTCTGCCGTTGCTGCGGAGGTAACGGGGTAA